AATGGGAATAATTCTATTGCTTTAGGTGCCGATTCCAATGTCATGGGGAATGATGGCATTGCTATTGGATCTTTTTCAGATGCTAGCTTTTTCAGTATTGCTATCGGGCGCGGATCTAGTGCTAGCGTCTCAAGATCCGTTGCCATTGGCTCCGGCGCTATTGCCGACCGGGAAAACAGCGTGTCCTTCGGTTCCGCTAGCAACCAACGCCAGTTGACCAATGTGGAAGCGGGCACGCAGAGCACCGATGCGGTCAACCTCGGCCAGTTGAAGGCGGTGCAATCGACCGCGAACACCGCGCTCGCCGATGCCGCTACGGCGCAGGGGGCCGCCGAGACGGCGCTCGCCAATGCCGCGACCGCACAGGGCACCGCCGACACGGCGCTGGCCGATGCGGCCGCCGCTCAGTCGACGGCAGACGCCGCGCTGGCCGCGGTCTCTTCGGCGCAGGGCGATGCCGGGGCGGCGCTGGCAGTCGCGAACAGCGCACAGGCGACGGCGGACGATGCGCTGGCGAATGCCGCGACTGCGCAATCGACTGCTAACACGGCGCTGGCTGATGCGGCTTCGGCGCAGGGCAGCGCCGATGCCGCGCAGGCGACCGCCGACACCGCGCTCGCCGATGCGGCGACGGCGATCTCGACCGCCAATCAGGCCAGCACCACCGCCAATCAGGCGTTGGCGCGGGTCGACGAGGTGATTGCACAGGCGGGCAATGTCGTCGGCAACAACGACCGCGGCGCGGCGCCGAGTGCGACGGGCAATGGCGCGGTTGCTGGCGGTTCGGGCACGGTTGCCGAGGGCGAGGGCGCGGTGTCGTTCGGGCTCGACAACCGGGCGACGGGCAATGGTGCGGTGGCGATCGGCGATCCGAATATCGCGACCGGTACCGGCGCGGTGGCGATCGGGGCGAACAACACGGCGACCGGCACCGGTGCGGTGGCGCTGGGCAATGCCAGCACCGCGAACGGCGCTTCGGCGATTGCGCTGGGCGATGGCGCGGCGGCGGCGGGCGTGGGTAATGTCGCGATCGGCGGGGGCACCTCGGCGAGCGGCGCGAATAGCGTCGCGCTCGGCAACGGTTCGGTGGCGGAAGAGGCGAACACCGTCTCGGTCGGCGCGGCAGGGGCCGAACGGCGTCTCGTCAATGTCGCGGCGGGGACGGCGGCGACCGATGCGGTGAACAAGGGCCAGCTCGATAGCGAAATCGCGGCGCGGCAGACGATGGGGGTCGAACTCGGCGCCGCGATCAGCGCCGAAACCGCGGCGCGCCAGCAGGCCAATCTGCAGATCTCGCAGCGGCTTGCGGTGCAGGAAGCGTCGGTCACGGCGCTGACCACCGGGCTGTCGAACGAGATGTCGGCGCGCATCGCCGCCGACAATGCGCTGTCGCAGCGGATCGACGCGGTGTCGACGCGGCTCGACCAGATCGATTCGCAGATCGCGATCCTCGACGACCGCATCTCAAGCTCGACCGCGGTTGCGTCGGCGCTGTCGGGCAACGCCTTCCTGCCCGACATGAAGTTCAACCTCACTGCGAACGTCGCCACTTACGACGGCGCGCAGGCGGGGTCGATCCAGATGGGCGTGTTGCTGAGCCCGCATGTCGCGTTGAACGCCGGCGTGGCGTCGGGCTTCAACCGCCGCGGCAAGACCGCGGCGCGCGCCGGGGTGACGATCGGCTTTTGATGCTGATGACGCGAAAGGGCGGCGGGCCATGCGGTCCGCCGCTTTTTTTTTTGGGAAAGTCTGTCGGGGATGGCCGCCTCGGGGTGGAGACCTGCCCCTGAATTTCGTCATGCTGAACTTGTTTCAGCATCCATGGCCAGAGTTCGAATTTTACGCCGCGTCAAAGGATACGGCAGGCCATGGACCCTGAAACAAGTTCAGGGTGACGAAGAATGAGATGCCCGCTTCCGGCCGAGCGGCGCCGTTCCTGCTGCCGGGATTGGCCGCGCCGGGATTTTGTGCGAAACTGCGGCATGGCCACGCCCGACCTCAGCGACCGGGAGCAATATATCGCCTATCGCCGCGAACTGCGCGGCGTGGCACGCTGGTCGCGGCTCGTGGGCTTTGTCCTTGTCGTGATCGCGTTCGCGCTGTTCGTCTGGCCGCAGAGCGGCGGGCCGTGGCTGCTCGGGCCGCTGCGCACCGAGACATGGGGCTGGATCGCGCTGGTCGGCGGCTGGCTTATCTGGATCGCGGTCATCGTCCGGCGCACGCGCTATCACAAAGCGCGGCTGGCCGAAGCGGACGACGCGGCGCGATGAGGCCGCGATGGGTGGCCGCTGTTCTCGCGACGCTGCTGCTCGCCGCGACGCCGCCGGCCGCCAGCGTCGACGATCTCGCCTGGCTCGCGGGTGAATGGACGAGCGACGTCGATGGTCGCTGGACCGAGGAAAGCTGGACGGCCCCGCGCGGCGGGATGATGATCGGCCACAGCCGGTCGGGACACGGCGAGGCGCTGCGCGAGTTCGAGTTTCTGCGGATCGTCGTGGTCGAGGGCGCCCCGGCCTATATCGCGCAGCCGGGCGGCGGGGGGCCGGTGGCGTTCCGGCTCGCGGCGCATGACGCGGCGAGCGCGACCTTCGAAAATGCCGCGCATGATTATCCGCAGCGCATCCGCTATGTGCTGAGCGGCGACACGCTGACCGCGACGATTTCGGCGATCGACGGGTCGAAGGCGCGGAGCTGGGTTTACCGGCGGCGCTAACCCGTCCGCCGTGCGAGCCAGACGCCGGCGACCATCAGCGCGATCCCGGCAATCCGCTTCGTGTCGACGGGGAATTGCGCGGCGCCGAACAGTCCGAAATGATCGATGACGGCGGCGCTGGCGATCTGGCCGACGAGGACGAAGAAGATCGCGTTGCCAACCCCAAAACGCGGCGCGATGAAGGTCACCGAAATGACGTAGAAGGCGACGAACAGCCCGCCGAAATAGAATATCCACGGGATGTCGCCGGAAAAGCGGATGTCGCCGAGCGATCCGGTGACGAGCGCCCCGGTGCCCGCGATCAGCAGCGCGAGGCCGAAAAGGATCACCGACGCTGCCATCGGGCTGCCGAGGCGTCCGCCGAGCCCGCCGTTGAGCGCCGCGAGGATCGGGATGCCGACCCCGGTGAGCAGCATGATCGTCGCGAAGGCGGGCGCGTTGCTGCTGGTCATGGCCTGGCTTTCCCCGCTGCCTGGGCGCGGTAGTCGAGGACGGGCAGGCCGCCGATGCCCCAATTGTCCACATCGATCTCGTCGATCGTGACGACCGTCGTCGCCGGATTCTTGCCGAGCGTGCGCTGGAGGAGGTCGGTGACCCCGGCGATCAGTTCGCGCTTCTGCTCGGCGGTCGCCCTCTCGCGGGTGATCCTGATATTCACATATGGCATCATATAGCTCCTTCGGCGGGCCACCCTGGCATTTCCGAAAAGTCCGGCAGCGCGGCAATCCGGCGCGTCCACTCGCCGATCGCCGGCCAGCCCGCAATATCGATCCCCGCGTCGCCCATAAGCGCCAGATAGGGGCTTGCCGCAAGGTCGGCGATCGTCAGCCGCCCGCCGGTGAGCCAGTCGCGGCGCTCGAGATGCGCCTCGACCACCGGCAGGATGCGCGCGGTGACCGCCGCGGCATGGTCTTCAGCGATCGCGGCGCCGAACTTGCGCTGGAGACGGAGGGTCGCGGGGCCGTTCGCGATCTCGTTGGCGGCGTGCGACAGCCAGACATGGATTGCGCCGCGTTCCTCGGGGCTTTCGCCGTCCCAGTCGCCGGGGCGGTGACGCGCGGCGAGGCAGGCGAGGATGGCCTGGCTGTCGCGGAGGATGAGATCGCCGTCGACGAACAAAGGTATCTGCCGCATCGGGGTGAGCGCGGCGAAGGCATCGGACTGGCGCGCCGCCGCGTCGGTGGCAATTTCGACCCACGGCAGGCCGAGGAAGGCGAGCGCCATGCGGACCTTGTGCGTGTTCCCCGACAAGGGCGAGCCGTAAAGGCGGATCATCGTCATTCTCCTGATAGTTGGGCGCGCAGCGCCGCGACTTCGGCGCGCAACTGGTTGAGTTCCGCGGCCATCGGGCGCACCGCGGCGGAAATCTGGTCTTCGGTGAAGCGCGGGGTGATATGCTGCGAGCAATTCCATTCCCAGCCGACCACGTCGATCAGAAAGGCGCGCTCGGGCGTCGCCTGATAGCCCGCCGGCATCAGCGAGGTGACGAGCGCGGGATCGTCGGCGAGTTCGACGGTGCGTGCATGGCCGAGCAGCTTCAGCCGCGCGCGGTTCGGATAGTCCATCAGGAATAGCGATACGCGGTCGTCGCCCGCGAGATTGGCAGCGCTGATATATTGGCGGTTGCCGCGATAATCGGCGAAGCCGATGCGATTGCCCTCGATATGG
The Sphingopyxis macrogoltabida genome window above contains:
- a CDS encoding YadA-like family protein — protein: MKLTIRAALRGSLCAAALVAGFSGSAGAAECLLDTNDDGVVDAADTDGGAVSDRTGNTLACGTIAGATGPHTTALGWGAFARSEGAVAIGSSAGVLEDATRGVAIGYNSRVIGRNSVALGYGTTAFEANVVAVGNRRIVGVAPGRNNDDAVIVSQLNEALAPANNLVRFISIMPDGGLAEATGTNALSIGSRSRANGNNSIALGADSNVMGNDGIAIGSFSDASFFSIAIGRGSSASVSRSVAIGSGAIADRENSVSFGSASNQRQLTNVEAGTQSTDAVNLGQLKAVQSTANTALADAATAQGAAETALANAATAQGTADTALADAAAAQSTADAALAAVSSAQGDAGAALAVANSAQATADDALANAATAQSTANTALADAASAQGSADAAQATADTALADAATAISTANQASTTANQALARVDEVIAQAGNVVGNNDRGAAPSATGNGAVAGGSGTVAEGEGAVSFGLDNRATGNGAVAIGDPNIATGTGAVAIGANNTATGTGAVALGNASTANGASAIALGDGAAAAGVGNVAIGGGTSASGANSVALGNGSVAEEANTVSVGAAGAERRLVNVAAGTAATDAVNKGQLDSEIAARQTMGVELGAAISAETAARQQANLQISQRLAVQEASVTALTTGLSNEMSARIAADNALSQRIDAVSTRLDQIDSQIAILDDRISSSTAVASALSGNAFLPDMKFNLTANVATYDGAQAGSIQMGVLLSPHVALNAGVASGFNRRGKTAARAGVTIGF
- a CDS encoding DUF6265 family protein → MAAVLATLLLAATPPAASVDDLAWLAGEWTSDVDGRWTEESWTAPRGGMMIGHSRSGHGEALREFEFLRIVVVEGAPAYIAQPGGGGPVAFRLAAHDAASATFENAAHDYPQRIRYVLSGDTLTATISAIDGSKARSWVYRRR
- a CDS encoding DMT family transporter → MTSSNAPAFATIMLLTGVGIPILAALNGGLGGRLGSPMAASVILFGLALLIAGTGALVTGSLGDIRFSGDIPWIFYFGGLFVAFYVISVTFIAPRFGVGNAIFFVLVGQIASAAVIDHFGLFGAAQFPVDTKRIAGIALMVAGVWLARRTG
- a CDS encoding tautomerase family protein — protein: MPYVNIRITRERATAEQKRELIAGVTDLLQRTLGKNPATTVVTIDEIDVDNWGIGGLPVLDYRAQAAGKARP
- a CDS encoding glutathione S-transferase family protein yields the protein MIRLYGSPLSGNTHKVRMALAFLGLPWVEIATDAAARQSDAFAALTPMRQIPLFVDGDLILRDSQAILACLAARHRPGDWDGESPEERGAIHVWLSHAANEIANGPATLRLQRKFGAAIAEDHAAAVTARILPVVEAHLERRDWLTGGRLTIADLAASPYLALMGDAGIDIAGWPAIGEWTRRIAALPDFSEMPGWPAEGAI
- a CDS encoding pyridoxamine 5'-phosphate oxidase family protein, which produces MARNYLHTIFTDAARAMQQQQGSRAAYARMELGADGTPDPIGPREAEFITARDSFYMASVTADGWPYMQHRGGPAGFLRHIEGNRIGFADYRGNRQYISAANLAGDDRVSLFLMDYPNRARLKLLGHARTVELADDPALVTSLMPAGYQATPERAFLIDVVGWEWNCSQHITPRFTEDQISAAVRPMAAELNQLRAEVAALRAQLSGE